GGCTGGAACGCCGCCGGCGGGTACGGGGTCACCTGGGTGCCGTCGATGCGGATGGTCGTGAACCTCAACGACCTCGACAAGTCCCGCTGGATCAACCTGACGGGCGCCTCGGGGCACACGTACCACTCCAACTACACCGACCAGACGACGATGTGGGCCAAGGGCGAGCTGCTGGAGTGGCCCTTCGGCAAGGAGGCCGTGGACAAGGCGACGGTCGACACCCTGACCCTGAAGCCCTAGCGCCTCACATCAGACGAAGCGGAGCACCCCGGAAGGGGTGGCCACCGCCTGCACGGGGTGGTCGTGCGGTTCCTCCGGGACCCGGGCGACCACCTCGTCGTCGTAGAGGAGCACCACCAGCGCGGGATGCGCCCCCGCGCGGTCCAGCCGCTCCAGCACCCGGTCGTACGAGCCTCCGCCGCGGCCGAGCCGCATCCCGCGCCCGTCCACCGCGAGCCCCGGCAGCAGTACGGCGTCGGCGCCGGTCACCGCGTCCGGCCCGAGCGCCGGGCCGGTCGGCTCCAGCAGCCGCATCTTCCCGGGGTGCGCGGCCTCGGCGAGGCTCGCCGGGCCCTCGTAGGACGCCCAGTCGAGATCGTTGTCCGGCAGCAGCAGGGGCAGCAGCACCCGCTTGCCGGCCGCGCGCAGCGCGTCGAGGAGCTCGCGGGTGCCCGGTTCCGCGCCGACGGAGACGTACGCGGCCACCGTGCGCGCGCCGGCCAGTTCGGGCAGTTCAAGGGCCCGGACGGCGAGTGCGCGGGCCGCCGTACGGGAGTCGTCGGGGGACAAGGCGCGGCGGGCGGCGAGGAGTTCTCGGCGCAGTTCTGCCTTGGTCGGGGAGGCGTGCGGGTTCTCATTCACAGCGAAAGCGAATTTCCTTGGGAATGGGGACATAACCGGATCTTCTTACCGCGTACTCGTCAAGCCTTCTGCGGGACCCACTATCGTTCTGGCCATGACTATGTTGCACCCCGTGATCAAGAAGGCCGTGATCCCGGCCGCGGGCCTCGGTACTCGCTTCCTTCCGGCGACCAAGGCGACCCCGAAGGAAATGCTCCCGGTTGTGGACAAGCCGGCCATCCAGTACGTGGTCGAGGAGGCTGTCGGCGCCGGCCTCGACGACGTCCTGATGATCACTGGGCGTAACAAGCGTGCCCTGGAAGACCACTTCGACCGGAACTACGAGCTGGAGTCGGCCCTCATCGCCAAGGGCGACGACGACCGGCTGAAGAAGGTCCAGGAGTCCAGCGACCTGGCCACCATGCACTACGTCCGCCAGGGCGACCCGCGGGGCCTCGGCCACGCCGTGCTGTGCGCCGAGCCGCACGTCGGCCGCGAGCCCTTCGCCGTCCTCCTCGGCGACGACCTCATCGACCCGCGCGACCCCCTCCTGCGTCAGATGGCCGACATCTACGCCCGCACGGGCGGCACCGTCATCGCGCTCATGGAGGTGGACCCGGCCAACGTGCACCTCTACGGCTGCGCCGCCATCGAGGCCACCGACGAGGAGGACGTGGTCCGGATCACCGGGCTCGTCGAGAAGCCGGACCCGGCCGACGCCCCCAGCAATTACGCGGTCATCGGACGCTACGTCCTCAACCCCGCGATCTTCGACATACTGCGGGAGACCGAGCCGGGCCGCGGTGGGGAGATCCAGCTCACCGACGCCCTGCAGAAGCTGGCCGCCGACGAGACCATCGGCGGTCCGGTGCACGGCGTGGTCTTCCGGGGTCGTCGCTACGACACCGGGGACCGCGGCGACTACCTGCGGGCCATCGTCCGCCTCGCGTGCGAGCGCGAGGACCTGGGCCCCGAGTTCCGCACCTGGCTTCACCGTTACGTCACGGAGGAGATGTAGCACCTTGAGCAGTTCCGCACCGCAGGACACCGGCCACCGTCTGTGGTCCGTGGACGAGCACCTCGCGGACGTCCTCGCCGCGATCCGCCCGCTGGAGCCCATCGAGCTCCAGCTGCTGGACGCCCAGGGCTGTGTCCTGGTCGAGGACGTCACCGTGCCCGTCGCCCTCCCGCCCTTCGACAACAGCTCCATGGACGGCTATGCCGTCAGGGTGGCCGACGTCCAGGGTGCGAGCGAGGAGTTCCCCGCGGTGCTGACGGTCGTCGGGGACGTCGCGGCGGGCAGTGGTGGGCTACCCGATGGCGGTGCAGTCGGCCCCGGCGAGGCCGCCCGCATCATGACCGGCGCCCCGCTCCCGCCCGGCGCGGAAGCCGTCGTACCGGTCGAGTGGACCGACGGCGGTACGGGCGGGGGCGCGGCCGCCGGGATGACCCCGGCCAGTGCCGCCCCCGAGGGTGCGGCCGGCGAGGTACGGGTGCACCGCGCGGCCGAGGCGCGGGCGCACGTCCGCTCGCGCGGCAGTGACGTACAGGCCGGGGACCTCGCGCTGGCCGCGGGCACGGTGCTCGGCCCGCCGCAGATCGCCCTGCTCGCCGCCATCGGCCGCGGCACCGTCCGGGTGCGGCCCAGGCCGCGCGTGGTCGTCCTCTCCACCGGCAGCGAGCTGGTCCAGCCGGGCGAGGCGCTGGCCGCCGGAACGATCTACGACTCCAACAGCTTCGCGCTGGCCGCGGCCGCGCGGGACGCCGGGGCCATCGCCTACCGGGTCGGGGCCGTCGCGGACGACGCCGACACCCTGCGCTCCACCATCGAGGACCAGCTGATCCGTGCCGACCTGCTCGTCACCACGGGCGGGGTCAGCGTCGGCGCGTACGACGTGGTCAAGGAGGCGCTGTCCTCGGTCGCCCTGGGCGAGGGCGCCGACGGCGAGGCCGTGGACGGCGGCCGGATGGACTTCCGCAAGCTCGCCATGCAGCCCGGCAAGCCGCAGGGCTTCGGCACCATCGGCCCGGACCACACCCCGCTGCTGGCCCTGCCCGGCAACCCGGTGTCCTCGTACGTCTCCTTCGAGCTCTTCGTGCGCCCCGCCATCCGGGCCCTCATGGGCCTGCCGGATTCCGAGGTGCGCCGGCCCGTCGTGCGGGCGGTGCTGGAGGCCGACAAGGCGCTCGGCTCCCCGGCCGGCCGCCGCCAGTTCCTGCGCGGGAAGTACGACGCGGACAGCGGCACGGTCAGCCCGGTCGGCGGATCGGGCTCCCACCTGATCGCCGCGCTGGCCCACGCCGACTCGCTGATCGTCGTACCGGAGGACGTCACCTCGGTGGAGTCCGGGACCGAGCTGGAAGTGGTCCTGCTCGGCTGAAGTACGGCCGGTGCGGGTAGCGTGTGTCGCACCACACAGGCCCCGCGCGGGCCCAGAGCGGAGCGGCACAGCAATGAGTACCCACAGCAGGCTGACCCACATCGACGAGGCCGGCGCGGCCCGGATGGTCGACGTCTCCGAGAAGGACGTCACCACCCGGACGGCCCGCGCCAGCGGCCGGGTACTGGTCTCCCCCCGGGTGATCGAGCTGCTGCGCGGCGAGGGCGTCCCCAAGGGCGACGCCCTCGCGACGGCGCGGATCGCCGGGATCATGGGTGCGAAGAAGACCCCCGACCTGATCCCGCTCTGCCACCCGCTGGCCGTCTCGGGAGTGAAGGTCGACCTGAAGGTCGCCGACGACGCCGTCGAGATCCTCGCCACCGTCAAGACGACCGACCGCACGGGCGTCGAGATGGAGGCGCTCACCGCCGTCGCGGTCGCCGGACTCACCGTGATCGACATGGTGAAGGCCGTCGACAAGGGCGCCGTCATCACGGACGTCCGGGTGGAGGAGAAGACGGGCGGCAAGTCCGGCGACTGGGCGCGCTCGTGAACGCCCCGCGCGGCGGCGAGGTCCACAGCCACAGTCACGGTCCCGCCGACCCCGTTGAGCCGGCCGCACCCGCTTCCACGGGCAGGGCCCTGGTCGTCACCGCCTCCAACCGGGCCTCGCAGGGCGTGTACGCCGACAAGGGCGGTCCGCTGCTCGCCGAGGCGCTGGAGAAGCTCGGTTTCACCGTGGACGGCCCGCGGGTCGTCCCGGACGGCGATCCGGTCGAGCAGGCGCTGCGCGAGGGCGTGGCCGCGGGCTACGACGTCATCCTGACCACCGGCGGCACCGGCATCTCGCCCACCGACCGCACCCCCGACGCCACCGCGCGGGTCCTCGACTACGAGGTACCGGGCATCCCGCAGGCCATCCGCGCCGAGGGCCTGGCGAAGGTGCCGACCGCGGCGCTGTCCCGCGGCCTGGCGGGCGTCGCCGGACACACCCTGATCGTCAACCTGCCGGGCTCCACGGGCGGGGTGCGCGACGGCCTCGCCGTCCTGGCCCGGATCCTGCCGCACGCCGTGGACCAGATCCGCGGCGGTGACCACGCCAGCCCGGCACAACCCTCCGGGAGCACGAGCTGAACGGCCCCACCTGGCCGGTGGTCCTGAAGGACGGCGACGTCACGCTCCGGCCGATAAAACTGCGGGACCAGAAGGCCTGGCGCGAGGTCAACCGCCGCAACCGGGACTGGCTGCGGCCGTGGGAGGCCACGATCCCGCCGCCCGCCCCGTGGGGGCCGGTGATCCAGCGGCCGACGTACCGTCAGATGGTCCGCCACCTGCGGGCGGAGGCGAACGCGGGCCGGATGCTGCCCTTCGTCATCGAGTACCAGGGCCGGCTGGTCGGCCAGCTCACGGTCGCCGGGATCACCTGGGGCTCGATGTGCGCGGCCCACGTCGGCTACTGGGTGGACCGCGACGTGGCGGGCCGCGGCGTGATGCCGACGGCGGTCGCGCTCGCCGTGGACCACTGCTTCGGGATGGTCGGACTGCACCGGATCGAGGTGTGCATCCGCCCCGAGAACGGGCCGAGCCGCCGGGTCGTGGAGAAGCTGGGCCTGCGCGAGGAGGGGCTGCGCCCGCGCTACCTGCACATCGACGGCGCCTGGCGCGACCACCTCGTCTACGCGGTCACGGCGGAGGAGGTGCCGGAGGGGCTGCTGCGCCGTTGGCACCGGGCCCGTCAGGCACAGTCCCCGCCGAAATAGATAATCGATTATCCGTTCGATTTAAGGGCCTCGCGCGCCCCCTCGAACCGATTCGCCCATAACCTGATCCGAAGAATCACAAAAAAAGTCCGTGATATCAGCGAGATCGCGCGACACACCGGCCCAATTGGCCGATCCCCCCGCCCGCGCCCCTCTACGGTATGAGGTGTGAGCAGCAGCGGCCTCATCTACGCAGTCATTGTCGGGGCCTGGGCCGCCTACTTGGTGCCCATGTGGCTCCGGAGGCAGGACGAGCTGAACGAAGCCCGTCCGACGGAACGCTTCTCCACTGCCATTCGGCTGCTTTCCGGCCGGGCGGGAATGGAGCGCCGTTACGCCAAGGGGCTGCGTGAGCGCGGTGACGAAGAGGCGGAGCCCCAGCCCCACGCGGACCCGGACGCGGTGACGGAAACGGTCGATTCCGTCGACGCCGACGCCCGGGCCTTCGTCGTACCCCCGACCAGGGCGGAGCCGAGACCGGCCGCTGCCGCTGCCGAACGGGAACACCGCGCGGAGCGGGCCCGGCGCGAACAGCGCCTCCAGGTCCTCGCGCGCCGCCGGCGCACCACCGCGCTCCTCTTCCTCGTCTTCACCCTCGGTGCGGTCGTCGCAGCGGTGGGCGGCCTGCGCTACCTCTGGGCCCCGGCCGTGCCCGCCCTGCTCCTGAGCACGTACATCGTGCACCTGAGGGTCCAGGAGCGGCGCCGCTACGAGTTCACGATGGACCGGCGCCGCGCCGAGGCGGCCGCGCGCCACCTGAGGGAGAACCGCCCGCGCCGGGGCCCCTCCGAGGAGAGCGCGCCGGCGGGCACCGACCCGGACCCCGCGCCACCGGTCTCCCCGCAGGAAGCCGGGCGGCGCGCGCTGGTCGAGCAGACCGACCACGCCGAGTGGGTGGACCAGCAGCGCGAGCGCGAGCGCGGCCCCGCGCGCGGTGACAGCTGGGAGCCGGTCCCGGTCCCGCTGCCGACGTACGTGACGGCCCCCGTGGCCCCCCGCGCCACCGGCCCCGCGACCCCGGACGCCTGGAGCGCGACCCGCTCCAGCACGGCCGAACCGACGGAACCCCGCCTGCGCGCCCAGCCGCAGCCCCCGACCCCGAAGCCGGACGCGAAGCCCCAGTCGTCGACCCCGCGCCCCCGCGGCCAGGGCCGCGGCCGCACGCCGCTGTTCGACCAGTACGAGAGCGACGACCGCCCGCGCGCCGCGAACGAGTGATCGGTGACCTGCACGGACGCTCCGGGATACGCGTTTTGGAGCACCCGCGCGGGGATGCTAATGTTTCACACGTCGCAAGGGCCTGTGGCGCAGTCTGGTAGCGCACCTCGTTCGCATCGAGGGGGTCTGGGGTTCAAATCCCCACAGGTCCACAAACGACAGTTCGCGAGTAGCTCTCGTGAACGTCCCGAGATCCCGTCCGGTCGAAAGACCGGGCGGGATCTCGGCGTTTGTGGGAACTCCTGTGCGGACGGGCGATCGGCGTTGTTATGCTCCGACACGATTCGGAGGGGGACCGAGTCGAGGAGCCAGGCCGACCGGCCCGCGAGAGCGGCTGCACGGGGCCGGTACTGCGGCGTCCCCCTCTCCCTGTACTCGCCTGAGAGGGTGTTCGTGGACCCGACGCTACGACGATCGTTGCGCATGCGCCGAGGGCTGGGAGCCGCCACGCTGGCCCTGGTCACCGGCGCCGCGTCACTGACCGTGGCCCTGCCCGAAGCTGTCGCCGCCCCGGCTGCCGGCGCCCCCGCCGAGCTGGTGCTGCCCGCGGCCCCGCGGGGTCTCCCGGCCAGGGACCAGCTCTTCGTGGCGGGCGACACCGGCCTGCTGCACGCCCGTGAAGGCAGCGACCGGTTGCTGTGGACCCGGTACGACACCGGCGCCACCACCGACACCGGTCTGCGGCTGCCCGCCCCGGTCAGCGGGAACCTGGACGGCGGCGAGCCCGCAGGCGGTTACAGGGGAACCCCCGACCACCGCTACGGAACCTCCTCCGACACCGCGGCGATCCACACGGCGGCCACGGGGCAGGCTCCCGCCAAGGTCGACCTGTACGACCTGGCCACCGGCCGGCCGGTGGCACTCGGCACCGTCGCGATCCCGGCAGGGCAGACCTACTACGGGACGTACGGGCGCACCGTGCTGACCTTCGAGGGCAGCGGCTCCACCGTCACCGGCTGGTACCTGAACCGGCTCGACGGTGGCTCCACGGTCCGCACCAAGGTGGCGCTGCCCGCCGACGCGGTCCTCGCGACCTCGGTGCACGACGGCGACCAGAACTCGCTGATCCTGCGTCACCGCCTGGACAACCTCAGCCACTCCGTCCTCGTGGACGTCGTGACGGGGCAGACCACCCCACTGCCGGACGAGGGGGAGTTCGAGTTCTCGCACACCTTCCGGCTGGCCAAGGGCGCGGTGCTGCGCACCGGCGACCAGAACATGGTGGACGTGCTGGACCGGGCGCAGCCGCAGACCGTGCTGAGTTCCACGTACTTCAACCCGATGGGCGGCGAGCTGCGGCTGCTCGGCAACTGGCTGCTCAGCACCGAGCCCACTGCGGGAACCTCCGGTGACAACCGGGGTCGTCCGCTGAGCTTCGCGCCCCTCGGATCGACCTCCGGAATCATCGAGTACCTGCTGGAGTTCGCCGACAGCCAGCTGCTGCCCGCGCCGGACGGATCGCTCATCGCGGTCGGCAGCCCGAAGGCCCCCGCGTACGGAACCCAGCCGGAAACCGCCGTCCACCGGATCACCGCGGACGGTACCGCCAAGCCGCTGTCGGCCCGGCTGGCGGCCGTCCCCCCGGCACCCGCCACCGTCTTCGGCCTGTCGATCGGTGGTGGCGTGCTCACCGCCGCCTCCGACACCGTCCAGTTCCAGCCGGGCGACATCACCGGCGCGTACCGCAGCTACCGGGTCTCGAACGACGCGACCCCGGTGAAGACCTTCGAGACCCTCGACGGCACGCACTCCATCAGCAACTGCTACAGCTTCAACGCCGGCTGCGTCGGCCTCCGGTCCACCGGGGACGGCCGCTACCTGGAGCACGAGCCGGTGACCAGGAATGCGGCCGTCATCCGCAAAACCGGCAGCCGGGAATGGGCCGGCACCGTACCCACCGGTGACGTCAACGGGCTGCAGACCGCGGACGCCTCGGGCCGCTACGTGGTGCTCGCCCAGACCGCGTACGGCAACTTCACGTCCAACCACCCGGTGATCGTCGGCGATCTCGACACCCGTGCCCAGGTGTTCCAGACGCGGGCGACGGGCGTCGCCGTACAGGGCGACACGCTGTGGACTTCGAAGGAGGGCGACACCACCGTCTACGCCACCGACGTGCGGGGCGTGCTGGACCGCGGCACCTTCACCACGCCGTGCCCGGCCACGCTGCTGGAGGCCGTCGGGCGCTTCGTCAGCTGGGGCTGCCAGGACAACCAGGGCACGGTGCGCACCAGCGGTGTGTACGACACGGTGACCCGCCAGACCCTCTCGGTGCCGGTGCAGACCGTCGGCTGGTCCGACGTGACCTGGGGCCGGGAGTCCCTCCTCGGCGACGGCTATCTGGTACGCCAGGACCGGGCCACCGGCCGGCTGTTGCTGCTCGACTTCCACGACGGCATCAAGACCTCCGGCGGCGAGAACACCGTGCAGGTCCGCACGCTCGCCGAGGGTCAGGAATGGAAGTCCTTCCGTCAGCCGAACCGGTCCTGGGCCGTCGACCGCACCGGCGCGAACATCGTCTGGACCGACGCCGACGGGCAGCGCATCCACGTCGCCAACAACGGCATCCCGGCCCCCCAGGCCGGCGACCGCTTCACCGCGCTCTCCCCGGCACGACTGCTGGACACCCGCGAGGCCCTCGGCCGTCCCGGGACCCATCCGGTGGCGGCCGGCGGCGAGGTGTCGCTGCAGGTCGCGGGCCGGGGAGGGGTGCCGCAGTCCGGGGTGAAGGCGGTCGTGCTGAACGTGACCGTGACCGACACGAAGTCCGACGGCTACGTGACCGCCTGGCCGTCGGGCACCACGCGGCCGGACTCCTCCAACCTCAACTGGACGACCGGGCGAACCGTACCGAACCAGGTCGTGGTGGCGGTGGGTGAGGACGGCAAGGTGAACCTGCGCAACGCGGGCTGGGGCACGGCGCACCTGATCGCCGACGTCTTCGGCTACTACTCCGCGGATGCCGGCGGCAGCACCTTCACCCCGGCGGGCCCGGCACGGCTGCTGGACTCGCGGGAGGCGCTGGGCCGGCCGGGAACCACTCCGGTGCCGGCCAGTGGCGAGGTGTCGCTGCAGGTCGCGGGTCGTGGCGGTGTCCCGCAGAGCGGCGTCAAAGCCGTCGTGCTGAACCTGACCGTGACGGACGCGAAGGACCGCGGGTACCTGACGGCGTGGCCGTCGGGCAGCGAACGGCCGAACACGTCCAGCCTCAACTGGACGGCGGGCCAGACCGTACCCAACCACGTGGTGGTCCCGGTCGGTGCGGACGGCAAGGTGAAGCTGTTCAACGGCAGCTGGAACAGTGCCCACTTGGTCGCCGACGTCTTCGGCTACTACTCCGACGACCCGGCCGGCGGCACCTTCCACACCGCCGGTCCCAAGCGCATGTTCGACACCCGGACCACCGGCGCGGTGCCCGCGGGCGCGAGCACCGTGCTGGACCTCTCAGGAAGCCGGGAACTCGGGCGTGCCAAGGCGGTCGTGCTGAACGTGACGGTGACCGAGCCGAAGTCCGACGGCTACCTGACCGCGTGGCCCTCGGGCGCCACCCGTCCCGGCTCGTCCAACCTCAACTGGACGACCGGCAGCACCGTGGCCAACCTGGTGACGGTGCCGGTGGGCGCCGACGGCAAGGTGGAGTTCGCCAACAGCGGTTGGGGCTCCGCGCATGTGATCGTCGACCTCTTCGGCTACCTCGGCTGACCGGAAGATCCGTGGCTTGAGCCCGGACGCTGCCTCCACGCCGAGTACGGACTCGGCACGGAGGCAGCGACGGGCCGGCTCAATTGCCCCTGCAGTAAAAGCGGTTGCCGCTCGTACCGCAGCCTGACCAAGGTGCGGAAGCAGAAGGCAGAGCAGCATGGAACACCGTGCGGAATCCCGTCCGATCGCTTCGATCGGACGGGATTCCGTCGTTTCCGGGCCGAGCCGCCCGGTGGTCAGTGCGCCGCATCGAGCTATTGCGCTGTTCCGGGGTCAGGCCGAGGTGCACCGCGGCCAGGTTCTCGTCCGGTCGTCTTAGGCGCGTGCCGGACGTGCGCGGTGCGCGAGGAGGAGCAGGGTGGCCGGGACGAGTCCCAGGGGGAAGCCGGAGGGTACGAGGATCCAGCCGCCGACGAGGACCCATGCCGCCAGGGTCCAGGGCACGTAGCGCGGGACCTCCTGGCCGGTGCGGGCCATCCGGACGAGCAGCAGGCCGAGCAGGATCAGCGGGACGGTGAAGCTGCCGGGCAGGGCCCAGAAGAGGAGGAGCGAGTCGGCGTTGGCGGGGTCCTCGATGGCGGCCGGGCCGTGCAGTCGGCCGGTGAGCCAGTCGCCCCAGCTCGACCAGGTCTGGGGGACGAAGACGGCGAGGTGGGCCATGCCGATGGCTACGGTGCTGCGTCCCGCCCAGATGGTCAGGGTCCGGGCCCGGGCCGAGGGCGTGGTGGTGGGCGGAGTACTTACGGTACTTGCAGTTCCGATACTCATAGTTCCGTATGATGGACCCTGTGGAGCCTTCGAAGCAACCCGCGAAACAAACCACCGGCCGGCCGCGTGACAGCCGGGTGGACGACGCGATCCGTGACGCCGTACGCGAGTTGGTCCCGGAAGTGGGGTACGCCGCGCTGACCATGGACGCCGTGGCCGCCAAGGCGCGCGTGGGCAAGGCGGCCATCTACCGGCGCCACGCCTCGCGCGGCGAAATGGTCTTCTCCGTGCTCGTGCACGGGGGTGAGCCGGAGCCGCTGCCGGATACGGGGACGCTGCTCGGAGATCTCACCGCGCTCGCCACTCTGGTGCTCGGGACCTTCTCCGACCCTGTCGTTTCCGCCGTGACCCCCGGTCTGCTCGCCGACTTGAAGCAGCAGCCCGAGATCGCGGCGCGCTTCCAGGAGACCTTCATCGCCGGGGAGCGGACGGTGGTGGTGGGGCTGTTGGAACGGGCTCTTGAACGGGGTGAGTTGGCTGTGATGCCGGACCCCGCGATGGTTCATGCCGCCGTGCTGGGCACCGTCTTCGCCTGGGTGTTCCTGCTGGCCATGCCGCCTGACCCGGCCCTGGCGCCGGGTGTCGCCTCGATGGTCGTGGCCGGGATCGCAGAATGGGGTTCATGACGAACGTCGTTGATGGGGTTGGGCGGGTTGGCGGGACGGCCCAGGCGTGGGCGGCCCTCGGCGGGGCGCCGGAGCTGGCGGGGCGCGTGCGGTACAGGGGGGTCGGGGACCTGGGGGAAGGGCCGCTCCCGGTGGACGAGTTGGCGCGGTCCACGGTCGGGGTGTGCGCGCTGGCGGCGGCCGAGCTGGCCGCCGTACGGGCCGGTGGCGGGGCGGGTGACGTGGCTCCGCTCGTGGTGGACGAGGGCGCGGTCGCGACGGCGTTCGTCAGCGAGCGGCACCTGCGGGTGCAGGGGCGGGCGCCGGTGAGCTTCGCGCCGTTGTCCGGCTTCTGGCAGGCGGCGGACGGCGGGTGGGTGCGTACGCATGCCAACTACCCGCATCACGAGGCGGCGCTGGTGCGCGGGCTGGGGCTGCCGGCCGCGACGCCGGAGGCGCTGCGGGCGGCGGTTTCGGGGCGGCCGGCCGTCGAGGTGCAGGAGGCGGTGTACGCGGAGGGCGGGCTGGCCGTCGCGGTGGCCGAGGCGTACGGGGAGCCGCAGCCGCTGGTGGAGCCCGTACGGGAATCAGGCGCTCGGGGTCGGCGGCTCGGGCCGGCCCCCGTCGGGCGGCCCGCGGCCGGGGTGCGGGTGCTGGACCTGACCCGGGTCATAGCCGGGCCGGTGGCCACGCGGACGCTCGGGCTGCTGGGCGCGGACGTGCTGCGGATCGACCCGCCGGGGTTGCCCGAAGCGGACGACGCGTACGCGGACACAGGCTTCGGGAAGCGGTCGGCGCTGCTGGACCTGGCGGAGCCGGGGGACCGGGCGGTGTTCGAGGGGCTGCTGGCCGAGGCCGACGTGGTGGTGTCGGGATACCGGCCGGGAGCGCTGGAGCGGTACGGGCTGGGCGCGGCGGAGCTGCTGGAGCGGCGGCCGGGGCTGGTGGTGGCCGAGCTGTGCGCGTGGGGGTGGCGGGGGTGGGGCCCGTGGGCGGGGCGGAGGGGGTTCGACTCGTTGGTGCAGGCGGGGTACGGGATCGCTGCGCGCTGTGCGGGGGCGGGGGGTGTGCCGCGGGGTGTGCCCGGGGCGCTGCCGGCGCAGGCGCTGGACCACGGGACGGGGTACCTCGTGGCGGCCGGTGTGCTGAGGGCGCTGGCGGAGGGGGGTGGGCGGGGGCTGCGGTTCTCCCTCGCCGGGACGGGGTCGTGGCTGGTGCGGGGGTTGGGGGCGGGTGAGGGTTCTGCCGGTGCCGGTGCCGGTGCCGGTGCCGATGCCGGTGGCGGGTACTCGGCCGGGGGGTGGCTGCGGGAGGTGGACTCGGGGTACGGGGGGCTGCGGTACGCCGCGAGTCCCTTCGGGGATTGGGCGCGGGGGCCGTCGCGCTGGGGCGGGGACGCGGCCGTCTGGCTCCCGCGGGGGTAGGTGGGGGTGCGGCGCCGTTGCCGGGGGCGCTGCCCCAGGACCCCGCGCCTCAAACGCCGGCGAGGCTGAAGATGCCGCTGCGCGGCGGCCTGGGGCTCCGCCCCGGACCCTCCCCCAGACTCCGTCCGGGGGGACCCCCACTCCTCAAGCGCCGGAGGGGCTGAATGTGGCCCAGGTGGGGTGGATGTGGCCCAGGTGAGGTGGGAGGGTGCGGCGCCGTTGCTGGGGCTCTGCCCCAGGCCCTCCCCCAGACTCCGTCCGGGGGGACCCCCACTCCTCAAGCGCCGGAGGGGCTGGATGTTGCCCGGTGGGGCTGGGTGGGGCCCGGGGCCTAGTTGAGCGGCTTTGCCATGCAGCGGCTCGAGTCGTGGAAGCGGTAGAAGCCGAACTTGGGGGACATCGTGTAGCCCGAGGAGAGGTACAGGGCGATCGCCTCCGGCTGCTGGTCGCCCGTTTCGAGGACCATGCGGGTGCGGCCCGCCGCGCGGGCGTCGTCCTCCAGGGTGGCCAGGATGCGGCGGGCCAGGCCCAGGCCGCGGGCCTCCGGGACGACGTACATGCGCTTCAGCTCGGCGTCGCCGTCCGAGTAGCCCTCGTCGTTCTCCTCCTGGCTCCGCCAGCCGCCGCTCGCTATCGGGCTGCCCGAGGCGTCGTACGCGAGCAGGTAGAGACCCCGCGGCGGCTCGAACATCGTCGGGTCGAGGAACGTTTCATCACCCTCGCCGTCGTACCGCACCCGGTATTCGAGCTGTACCTGGTCGTTGAGCTTGACCGCGTCCGGGTGGTCGTACGGCGCGGTGCGGAGCTGGATCCCGTGAGACATCCGGACATCGTACGGAACGCTCCGGCTATGGTGCTGTGATGCTCATCGTGACCTCCGTGAACGTAAATGGAATCCGCGCCGCCGCCAAGAAGGGCTTCGGGCCGTGGCTGGAAGGCTCCGACGCCGATGTCGTCTGCCTGCAGGAGGTGCGGGCCGAGGAAGGGCAGATTCCGGAGGAGGTCCGGAAGCCCGAGGGGTGGCACACCGTGTTCGCGCCGGCCGCCGCCAAGGGGCGGGCCGGGGTCGCGCTGTACACGCGTCGGGAGCCCGAGCGGGTGCAGGTCGGATTCGGGAGCGAAGAGTTCGACGGCAGCGGGCGGTACGTGGAGATCGATCTGCCCGGCGTGACCGTGGCCAGCCT
This genomic window from Streptomyces sp. NBC_01351 contains:
- a CDS encoding MogA/MoaB family molybdenum cofactor biosynthesis protein — protein: MNAPRGGEVHSHSHGPADPVEPAAPASTGRALVVTASNRASQGVYADKGGPLLAEALEKLGFTVDGPRVVPDGDPVEQALREGVAAGYDVILTTGGTGISPTDRTPDATARVLDYEVPGIPQAIRAEGLAKVPTAALSRGLAGVAGHTLIVNLPGSTGGVRDGLAVLARILPHAVDQIRGGDHASPAQPSGSTS
- a CDS encoding 5-formyltetrahydrofolate cyclo-ligase, producing the protein MNENPHASPTKAELRRELLAARRALSPDDSRTAARALAVRALELPELAGARTVAAYVSVGAEPGTRELLDALRAAGKRVLLPLLLPDNDLDWASYEGPASLAEAAHPGKMRLLEPTGPALGPDAVTGADAVLLPGLAVDGRGMRLGRGGGSYDRVLERLDRAGAHPALVVLLYDDEVVARVPEEPHDHPVQAVATPSGVLRFV
- the moaC gene encoding cyclic pyranopterin monophosphate synthase MoaC — encoded protein: MSTHSRLTHIDEAGAARMVDVSEKDVTTRTARASGRVLVSPRVIELLRGEGVPKGDALATARIAGIMGAKKTPDLIPLCHPLAVSGVKVDLKVADDAVEILATVKTTDRTGVEMEALTAVAVAGLTVIDMVKAVDKGAVITDVRVEEKTGGKSGDWARS
- the galU gene encoding UTP--glucose-1-phosphate uridylyltransferase GalU — translated: MTMLHPVIKKAVIPAAGLGTRFLPATKATPKEMLPVVDKPAIQYVVEEAVGAGLDDVLMITGRNKRALEDHFDRNYELESALIAKGDDDRLKKVQESSDLATMHYVRQGDPRGLGHAVLCAEPHVGREPFAVLLGDDLIDPRDPLLRQMADIYARTGGTVIALMEVDPANVHLYGCAAIEATDEEDVVRITGLVEKPDPADAPSNYAVIGRYVLNPAIFDILRETEPGRGGEIQLTDALQKLAADETIGGPVHGVVFRGRRYDTGDRGDYLRAIVRLACEREDLGPEFRTWLHRYVTEEM
- a CDS encoding GNAT family N-acetyltransferase; the protein is MVLKDGDVTLRPIKLRDQKAWREVNRRNRDWLRPWEATIPPPAPWGPVIQRPTYRQMVRHLRAEANAGRMLPFVIEYQGRLVGQLTVAGITWGSMCAAHVGYWVDRDVAGRGVMPTAVALAVDHCFGMVGLHRIEVCIRPENGPSRRVVEKLGLREEGLRPRYLHIDGAWRDHLVYAVTAEEVPEGLLRRWHRARQAQSPPK
- the glp gene encoding molybdotransferase-like divisome protein Glp is translated as MSSSAPQDTGHRLWSVDEHLADVLAAIRPLEPIELQLLDAQGCVLVEDVTVPVALPPFDNSSMDGYAVRVADVQGASEEFPAVLTVVGDVAAGSGGLPDGGAVGPGEAARIMTGAPLPPGAEAVVPVEWTDGGTGGGAAAGMTPASAAPEGAAGEVRVHRAAEARAHVRSRGSDVQAGDLALAAGTVLGPPQIALLAAIGRGTVRVRPRPRVVVLSTGSELVQPGEALAAGTIYDSNSFALAAAARDAGAIAYRVGAVADDADTLRSTIEDQLIRADLLVTTGGVSVGAYDVVKEALSSVALGEGADGEAVDGGRMDFRKLAMQPGKPQGFGTIGPDHTPLLALPGNPVSSYVSFELFVRPAIRALMGLPDSEVRRPVVRAVLEADKALGSPAGRRQFLRGKYDADSGTVSPVGGSGSHLIAALAHADSLIVVPEDVTSVESGTELEVVLLG